aaatgtagtttgatcacaggaatacattacattttaaaatatattcaaatagaaagcagttattttaaatagtaaaatatttcacaatattacagcttttggtGTATTTTggaaataaatgtaggcttggtaagaaaaaacttctttaaaaaacatttaaaaacgtactgttcaaaaacttggtagtgaacacctaggatggcttgagggtgagtaaatcatggggcaatttttatttttgggtgaactatcccataaGAAAGgcattatttgtatttgtttttaacatttaataactAGAATGCAGATTTGTTGttgaataggaagttcaaaataattaaatgcatgcTTGCTTGACTTGATTTGTGACCGCAGTTCAACCTGGAGGCGAGAGTGATTCAACCACTCCAGAATGTATTTACTTCCTGTTTTTCTTTATTTAGAAGGTcgtaattaaaacaatatttctTTGTAGCTACTGAATGCACTGGAGAAGAAACTAAAGGCTCTCCTGGATGGAAATATCCAAAGGATCAAGAGGTATTTTCATTCTGAATCAGCTGCCATAAATAAACTCattcattgtttactcacccaaTCATTTTAAGCATGTATCCTGTggaagtttattttttataactgtTGAACTGAATGTGTTCTGTCAGACTCCCAGCGCTGATTCGAGGCAGCGATGTGGACCGATATTGGCCCACGGCTGATGGCAGGCTGATGGAGTACGATATTGATGAAGTTGTGTACGAGAAGGACTCCGCATACCAGAACATCAAAATCTTGCACTCGCGGCAGTTTGGCAATATGCTCATCCTCAACGGGGATGTCAGTAAGTAAAAAGGATCCTGTTCGTTTACTACATGACATGAGTTTCAGAGTTGTAGGTAATGGTAATTTAATGTGATCAAATGTCAGATCTGGCAGAAAGTGATCTGCCCTACACTCAGGCCATTATGGGCAGCGGCAAAGAGCACTATGCTGGAAAGGAGGTACTGATTCTGGGAGGAGGAGATGGAGGAATTCTCAATGAGGCGGTGAAGCTCAAACCAAAGATGATCACCATGGTTGAGATATCCTTTACGCTTAAAAGTTACACAGAAAACAGTTTAGTAATTTGTTTGACTGGTTTTAGATATTTACTTTCCTTAAATGAATATTTACATTGACGAGCTGGTGATTGACGGATGTCGGAAACACATGAGGAAGACGTGCGGGAATGTTTTAGATAACTTGAAGGGAGATTGTTACGAGGTAAGGATTGAACTGTGAAGTGACATTatggcccggtttcccagacagggcttagactaagccaggattagaccatagttcaattaggacatttaagtaatttttataaacatgcttagaaaaaaacattactggtgtgcatcttgagacaaaacaaaggcactgatatattttacaatcaatcagtgcaattttatttcagttgaaacacctcagacttacattttagtctaggactaggcttaagccttgtctgcgaaaccgggccttaATCAGTTAAATATAAGATTTTCACAatttctctcattaattactcatcctaatgttgtttcaaacctgtaagacctccattcatctttggaagatatttttgatgaaattcgagagctttcaaACCCTCGATAAAGCACTTTATAAAATtacggactattttaacaatgttcttactatctttcttggccttgaacgtgtcagttgtgttgctgtctatgcagggtcagaaagcgcttggatttcatcaaaaatatcttaatttgtgttctgaggatgaacgaaggtcttacaggtttgaaacaacatgagggtgagaaattaatgacagaatcatttttcgggtgaactatctctttaatttcTACTTACCCTAAAAATTTGAACGGTTGGGTTTGTTAGACTGTATTACACATTCTCATTTGTTTCGTCCTGTTTTGGCTCTCTCTCAAGACCATTCATATGTTGCTAAATGAGGCCCCTTTCCTGCTTTTGAAACAAGTGCAATATAGACAGTTAAGGGAAATTACCCAAACTCAGGACAACTGCCTGCTTTTTGTgaccaacaatgaatgtatgtttcccacagtttttttttctcattttcccCTTTTTAGATTTTAGTTCAAGACTGTGTTCCAGTGCTTAAAAAGTTTGCTGAGCAAGGGAGGACGTTTGATTATGTCATAAATGATTTGACAGCTGTCCCGATTTCCACAGCACCTGAGGAAGGTTAGTGTGCTGTATATGCAGTGACGTATTTCTAACTGAGCTTTACAAGTATTAAATTGATCTGTGTTTTTCTATAGACTCAACATGGGAATTCTTGAGACTCATCCTTGACCTCTCCATTAGAGTTCTGCGGCCTGGTGGGAAGTACTTCACACAGGTAAAAGAGACAGGTAGTTTAATTCAATGTGAAGTTTTGCTGTTTTTCAGTccttttaatttgttattttctgCCTGCAGGGTAATTGTGTGAATCTGACTGATGCGCTTAGTGAATATGAAAAGCTTTTGGGGAGACTTTCTTGCAAAGTGGATTTTTCCAAAGAGGTGGTGTGTGTTCCCTCATATATGGAGCTGTATCCTTTTTAAATTCAGTTCTCTCATGGTAAAATACACTACCGGTCCAAAGCTTTTAGTgttctttaaagaagtctgttctgctcaccaagccagaatttatttgatccaaagtacagcaaaaacaataacattttgaaatgtttttactatgtaaaataactgttttctattttaatatatttttaaatttaaagtatTCCTGTGAATTCAAAGTTAaccttttagcatcattactcctgtcttcagtgtcacatgatccttcagaaatcagaccaaaccgtaagttgtagagacttggacagggtggccgcggatccttaaaaagtcttaaaaagtcttaaattccgttgtcctaaaataaagcctttaaatgtcttaatttgtcttaaaactaaatccaagggtcttaaattttttacactttgaaaaggaaaaaagtttatcgttttgaggagaatctcctgcgcaggttctaaatctgttctgttgctagacacgcgcttgcttgacaacgcctcagtgttgccagatttagcgggtttccgcccaactacacgcatttgtttcgcagattaactgttaagtttaagcatcatagagtaaaagtttataattagcacatgttttgtcttgccactttaccaattcaaacaatttaaaaagggaacacgcacgctgatttttttttttttttacgttgccgagcacgcgcagagagagagaggagagagaggcgcgcggcgcgattcacacagattgattcctctttaactgctatttgaacggaaacgtacataccaagtcatgtcttaatacccgttttggtattctgtttaacagtcgtttatgtcttcagtcaaccgaaacagctgagaaagagatgcgtgccagtattcggttcgtgcatttggccttaaagagacagcgtcctataaatacctgcagtgagaaacactagttattttacaattaattattaaatttcccctcctgaatactagtgttattgattttattactaactttatgttgtattcatttacacttgtcatttgtgtaattgttcttgttttgttactgaactttagttcagctagtagtttttgctgtggattagaagtagcctacctaaagtaagcattcagtaattaggaaaaaactttttttttttttttttttttttttgctgatccgaaaaattatccgatccatgactcaaaatccgtgtttgttacactgttacattggcttcagtgtgtgagagccttgactttgtcatggaatagaaaataatttcttcttctggaatagtgttttctgttgaatattcccaagaataatcagttaaataaaataataatttaaaatatcttcatagttttgtgctagacttttgcgggactttcaatttggtcttaaattttgtttgaaaatggtattaaaaagtcttaaaatgtcttaaatttaacttggtcaaacctgtagacaccctgctTGGAGCAATGGTGGTGATCAGACTGCCTACAAAgtgaccaaggctcgccccaaacTGCCTGACGGGGGCATGATCAAAAGAataaaatcgctcataactcttAAACTGTCAGTCACAGACTTAAGTTGTTGGAATCTTCCTGCAGGACAAAATGCATGCCTCAGATTTAATCTTGAGCCCAGcaaaattttcaggtattttgcattttttgaaaaacctacttttgtgaactagccTTAGGTTAGAACCTAACCactgcagaaagattctctgatgattgaatatcaataattatcaaaaagaaGTTGAACTTTCTACTCACCGTCGCAAAGGAGTGCCAAAATGTTCAAAcagggcagggccacttttagtaaagtGCCTAACACCTGAATGGAATGAAATATCtctgccaaactcagaacacttctgtaagagctcaatctgaggtcacaggaaaaaATTGCAAACTTTAGCCACTTGTTGGTGTAATAAGAGGGGGGGggacataaaaatggctataaccgTGCACAAGTGTCTACAAGGACGTTTGCGTGTCTCAATAAACATGACCGACATTGGACAACGaaatttgagcacctgttagacgaGATTAACGGAGGCTGATctgaacgaaactcggtgggcctgtttgactcacggccctaaaggtctaagagaaatttaaaaaatcttttttcaagggtgtaaatgaTTGTGCGTTGTGTGTACAATAGAACTtgtcattctggacaactttgtcTCTGGAACCTCTGCTGTCAGTCAGATTATTGTGTGATGATGGAGAAGATGTAAAAACCTAATTGCAAACTAGTCcaaggtttttcgctcaatctggaaaaaataaTGCAGTACAATTCTCAGGACTCTCTAGGCATATaattatcaaaacatttttagaatgtttttttttttttttttttttaaaggggcctgtccaaatttgcCCAAAATCATATAAAGCCTAACGGACTGCACATGCAATGGGTGATTCTAAATAAGCACACAAAGTTTTAAGGGGATCGGACCATAGCTTCCGCtaaaacagtcataaacattaaaaaaaacatatttcaatgGTAGAGTGACCAGATGTGCCACTTCCTAGGGACACGTAAATTTTTTTATCATTAATTTAGGTGGGTACAGccttgttaaataatatgaaatgtCTTTTTCCATATATGCTTAAAAGCTTTAAATGCTTAAatcccggtcatcgctgcttgcagctatattcattattattatgttaaaaacagctgagtagaatttttttccgttttttgaaagtttagaagaacacatatacatatacatatatacacaNNNNNNNNNNNNNNNNNNNNNNNNNNNNNNNNNNNNNNNNNNNNNNNNNNNNNNNNNNNNNNNNNNNNNNNNNNNNNNNNNNNNNNNNNNNNNNNNNNNNNNNNNNNNNNNNNNNNNNNNNNNNNNNNNNNNNNNNNNNNNNNNNNNNNNNNNNNNNNNNNNNNNNNNNNNNNNNNNNNNNNNNNNNNNNNNNNNNNNNNNNNNNNNNNNNNNNNNNNNNNNNNNNNNNNNNNNNNNNNNNNNNNNNNNNNNNNNNNNNNNNNNNNNNNNNNNNNNNNNNNNNNNNNNNNNNNNNNNNNNNNNNNNNNNNNNNNNNNNNNNNNNNNNNNNNNNNNNNNNNNNNNNNNNNNNNNNNNNNNNNNNNNNNNNNNNNNNNNNNNNNNNNNNNNNNNNNNNNNNNNNNNNNNNNNNNNNNNNNNNNNNNNNNNNNNNNNNNNNNNNNNNNNNNNNNNNNNNNNNNNNNNNNNNNNNNNNNNNNNNNNNNNNNNNNNNNNNNNNNNacttaattgtagaaaaaaatactacgattattatttaaatgttaaattattattatttattgattttaaaagcaaattttaaaacctctgtttgtttgccaaaaattaaaaaggtttattttttcgtttgattaaaaataaataaatgtttatgctttcatttgattatgagaaaaattaaaacacaagaatttcttaaaaaaaaaaaaaaaaaaagcaaaagattgtaaagccctattgttcaaaatgttaaaatagagagttttgggtttattttttcactgaaataaatgttttcgttattacacaaagtagggtaaagtaccgagaaaaaaagaatggtaacctaggggaaacactgtatcctattgctacagttaatggcaatattgcactggtctgttggacttggttgaacaaaaataaacaatattttgttgcttaagtttatgtattcagtcattattcaatggtatactaaaaatccatatgaaaaaacttacttctcactgttctcaggtcaaatatttatatgcgattaaaatgcgattaatttcgattaattaattacaaagcctctaattaattagattaatttttttaatcgagtcccggccctaatatatatatatatatatatatatatatatatatatgtatatgtgcatgcttttgaatggtattgtgtataatgttacaaacgcttTTAATTTTGGATAAAtggtgatctttggatctttctattcatcaaagaatcctaaaaaaattacctaactgatgctgaaaatttagctttgatcacaggaataaattacattttaaattctattcaaatagaaagcagttattttaaataataaaacattaaaaaatttgcagtttttgctgtactttggataaataaatggataaatgaaattaataaatgctggcttggttaAGGCTGTTAAATGATTTATAATTTAGTGAACTGATAAACACTTGCTGTTTTAAGCTTCaattttattcgtttttttttttcttgttatccACTGAAATTTTGTCTCTCATATCACATTACCTGCCTGTTCCTTAACTTGTTGACTCAGGTGGGTGTTTTACACCATCTGGAAGAAGTAATGTCTCTTCCTCCTGCAGTCTCTCCTCCAAGTCCTGCCGGAATGTGAAGACTTCTCCCTCACCCTCTGATGCACTGAGGAGAGACGTGCACATATCTCTCCAAGCACTGTTTTAATTTCTACTGTCCCTTCACGTCCAAAAAATAACAGCCTTCCCGTTCTTGACATGGCTCTTTGCATTTTGTGTTCTGTTTGAAATTTCACAGAGGTCGTCGTTTTGTTTGTTTGCGGTGTTGGTTTGATGTTGTTTGCGTGGGGTCCTCCAGGGAGCGCTGTGGTGCGGTGTGCGAGTGACACTGCTGATGATACTGAAGCCTGGAGGGTGGCGAGGCATCCAAATATATTTCTGACTCCTGCCTTTGAGGATTTGCTCTTATGATTCAGATTTTACAAAGCTCTTTGTGTTTTACTGTAGCTTTACAGTTTTTCTTTTTGTTGGCCTTTGTGTCTGATTTTCTTTTGCATCCTTTTGTACCTGTGGCTTGAGTGTGATTTGATTCATGGTGCTTCACAAAGAGTTTATTGGCAGTTGCATTCTGGGATTTCACTGAATAGTATATTGAAGCCCCTAAATATGtcttaaaagggaaaaaaaatccttGCTGTGGCAATTTTcattcttgttttctttttactgAACTGTGAATGTTTAATTGTGATTAGCACAAACTAGGTCCAAAGTAGGTTTccctgcttaatgttttttttttttttaatagtaagaAAGAAGGTTTTACTGAATGTAGGCCACTTAGATTCATGCCCTTTTATCAATATGGTGCTTCGttgatattatttattattttattttattttattttaccatatACCAGTGATCCTGCCCTGAAAAGTAACTTCTGTTAATGAATGATGATCATCTATTAAAGCAGTTGAGGAGGAAAATGTCTAATGTCTTCTTTTGTCTTGGTAATACTGTGtacaattattattactattattgttgcGATTGCTATTTGTCATAGCTCCTAACAACCAGAACTGCTGTCAAATACTATAATGTAAGTCATAATAAAAATAACTGCAAAGAATTTGGTTTTCAGTTACAATTTTAAAGTCtaacttttaataaatgtatgtatgtgtgtatgtatatgtgtatatatgtgtatatatatatatatatatatatatatataaattgtttatatattaaatatataatataaatatatacattttactattttcaaaatataaactgtATGTATTGATGTAATAAATATAGTGCATACACATTATGTAAAAAAACTTTTagtttggatgtgattaatcgttcgACAGggctttaaattaaaaatatcaaaTACTAATATTTGTTTTAGTGGAAATAATGGCTACACTATAAAGCAGATGTTTCAAAGCTATAAAAGGTGGTCACGGATTTCAGAAAAGTTGCAGATATCACTTCGTGATATTTACATTACAAGACACTGACGATGATCAATCTTTATCAACCTTTGTATTGCATTACGTCATATTTTTCAGGCTGGTTTACGTGCCAAGGAACTAAAACTGGTGTTTTCTGTTAGTTGTAGTTCTTTCCCATGTGCCGTGACGTCAGCGTCACCGTTAAGAACCTGCTAATTGGCTACATTTCCCATAATGCCGTGCAAAAATACTGGTGGGCGGAGACTACTAGTGTGAACATACGATTTCTGTACCTGTCTGCTGGTCTAGTCTAATATATTCTTAATTTGTAAAGTGTACGGCTGTACTGTTTATAGAAGAGGACTCGTATGGTGCAGAGAGGGCTAAGACGCTTTACGTGCTCAAAGGGTTTTGTTTTCCTCGCACCATGGAGAAACAGTTGCATTTGAATTTGCTAGCCTCCAAACCCCCAATGGCAGGTTTGCAGTCTGGATCTAAAATAAGAATGGGGTGAGTTTACGCTTTAATCATATCTTTTAAAAATAATCTTATGCACAATAATGCATGCTAGGTGTTTTGGTAACCCTACGGATGAGAGCTGTTAGCTGTCACGATCTAGATTCTAGAAGATCCATAAAGTGACGAGGCATAACTGTTCTCGGGGTTTGTTGCTTATATGTGCGTTTAACTATTTCCATATTTGTGGTACGGAGTGGCAAACATGTCTTAATCGTGCTAAATGCCATGAACGATTGTGTTTTGCGTCTCTGACAGTCTGCGGTCCCCTCCTGCGACCTGTGTCTCATCCAGCTCCCGCGATCACGACTCACTCGATAGCGATGTCCGAATCGTTCTTTTGAGTCGGATCTTTTCAATTAATCGTCTGAGTAAATTCACAAAACCAGATTAAATCTGCTCAAGCGGTTTACGAGTCAATAACCTCTGTTTCGGACATATATTTCTTGTGTGAGCCTAGAACCAATAAGTGAGGAAGTTTCTGGAAATGTTgggaaaaaatgtgtttaatacaTGATTGTACTTTATTTATCAtttgccgtcagaatgagagtcaaaacagctgataaaggCTTATACACAAGTAATCtgcatgactccagtccatcagttaacatcttgtgaagtaaaatGTGTGTTTTCATAATAAACAAGTCAATAATAGATGTTTCAAATAGTTGCTCctggctaaaatacaagtcctttATCCATCTCAAGTGAAAAAGTCTTCTTCtctgaatcaggaaagaaatGATACTCCGATCAAGCACTTTTTACAAGTTAAAACTGTTCAAAACAAACATGTCACTGAATTTTggtgtgagaggacaacagagacgatgataataagacgatgtacaagaggcatcattatggaaaaaaatatttctcagcttttatttacatttgaacaaaaagtggcatgtccaaaatgattcataccctttgcaaactgtcacagtctatgggaaaatgaACCCATAGTtcaataccattccaaatagtccaaggtgttctaaagcatccaaattatcctgattcattgggaacagctgttttaatcaactcaacaggtcaaaaacagaagctctctgctggtggtttgtggacagtcatggctaagacaaaggatctcaatgaggacctgcggctgtgctttgtggctgctcacaagtcaggaaagggctataagaccatatctaaatgttttgaagttccggtggctacagtgcaaagtattattaaaaaaatacaagacgcactgtgaaaaagtgaaaaaggacaaggtcagaagccaaaagtgacacctgttctggccaggaggatagtgagagaggtcgaaaagaatccaaggatcaccaccaaggccatcctgatgaatctgggctctgctggtggcaacatctcaaggcagacagtccaacagacactgcacaccgctgggttccacggacgcagaccaaggaggacaccacttctccagatatggcacacaaaagcccgctggactttcatctggacaaagaagaatacttctggtcttctgttttatggtcagatgaaataaaaattgaatttgaaattgaatttaatgttttttagccggtggaccagggaacctaatcgctgtataacggcaccatgaaaaaggagcaatacatcaaaattctcaacaacaacatcaggcagtctgcagagaaacttggtcttgggcaccagtggacatttcagcatgacaacgacccaaaacacacagcaaaagtggtgaagaaatggttatcagacaaaaacattaatgttttgcagtggcccagccagagtcctgacttaaatccaattgagaatctgtggagggagctaaagatcagggtgatggcaaggagaccttccaacctgaaagagttggagctcatcgctaaagatgaatgggcaaaaattagagctgcacgattctgaataaaatgagaatcacgatttttttgctcagaataaagatcacgattctggagaacttttttattttaaagatttacccctaaacattaggttatcaaacaacagtaaaatagcagtgaaataagacaaaataaactttgctttaaatttaaagaaatgtaatgaaaaataatgaaaacaaaaaaaaatcaccattaaacattaaaaaataaacatacagagattactttaacaaaaccatttgaaagtgggtggacaccaacgggattttgaaaagcgtgtccccagtggaaattacgcccctgcgtgagtggaactcttccgctgagttatcatttgatgtgaatatagtccgcgttgtacagtatattgagacagaggcgccatgaattgcatctgacagaatgtgcgctgaagatgaagtttaaatggttatgtaatgttggagagaacggcgaacctgcattaattaggctagcaaaagttttgtaaaatataaataaaattggcTGAATcttataaatgctggattaagatcgtgaagggggtcgaatcgagatcgcgatctttaaacgattaattgtgcagctctagcaaaaataccagtggagacatgcaaaaagctggtcagcaattataggaagcgtttgattgttgtaatagccaataaagtctTTTCTATTgaatattgagaagggtatgcataattttggacatgccactttttgttcaaatgtaaatcaaagcggagaaatattttttcccacaatgatgcctcttgtacattgttttattatcttttaggagaagcctgtgttgtttccggtccaaaaaacttgctggttgaataaaagtaactttaagtcagaatttgccaggggtatgaataatttcgggcttaactgtgtatatatacacacacaaacacacacacatatactgtatgtatattaTGTAATCCGTTATtccaaattatgacaaaaattgtagtcagtaatgtacattacacattttaggtaatataatcagattactgttagattacttttagattacttttgacctgactagtttatcacattgatttaaatgggACAATCCAGTACCATAACgatgtaaaaatacaaattttttttgtaacaacaACATCTGCAAAGTTACGACATTCAAAGTTCAATGCAAAGGTAGCTATTGTCATTTACAGTACTGCTGATTGACCTTTACAGTAAATGTATTAGGTGAAAGAGGTTCAGATAGCAAAAAGTCTGAGAATGTctgcaaataaaaaatgagaatttgtgcattttaatgagttCGAAAGACAAAAGCTTTTCAATAATACACAataatacatggttaaataacctgCTGAgtgataatttatataaaaatgaatatgttcatcagtagttgatgcaatgttgaaacacctCTTAAACCTGAAaagatttttgtaaatccagctgtgtcgccacctgactaatgactagtctaggtgtgaatgtccacaaaactggactGTCTGAGTGTATATAAGTGGTAACCTATTTTAGAAAGAAAATATAAACACGCACACACTTGGATGTTACTAATTTACTAATTGTTTTGTTCTCCCCTCTCTGTGCAGACCAGGAAGAAAACGAGATTTTACTCCCCTGCACTGGAGCCAGTACTTCGAAACCATTGAGGACGTAGAGGTGGAAAATGACAACAGCAAAGACATATCCTTTGTTTAATTGTTGTGGAAACTCTTGGCAAATGATAAAATATCACCCCCATGTACTATGACATTAAATTCTCCCATTCTGTTCTATGAAACATTCCTTTACTCCTTTGTACACATTCAGAATTTACAGCAGTGGCGCTCATGGTCCCGTCCTGATGCTCCTTCATGGAGGAGGTCACTCTGCACTGTCCTGGGCAGTCTTCACTGTGAGTTTTTGACTCTTATAGTGCTGTGTTTTtatgatatacagtgccttgcaaaag
The genomic region above belongs to Garra rufa chromosome 19, GarRuf1.0, whole genome shotgun sequence and contains:
- the sms gene encoding spermine synthase; the encoded protein is MAVLHYTLDFKLRAPADVSATVRGLQSIFQEQEMTENVHDSEGNGYLATFVGKNGRFAILRMHSHGLVTIDLQCLEGDDVAQVDNLLNALEKKLKALLDGNIQRIKRLPALIRGSDVDRYWPTADGRLMEYDIDEVVYEKDSAYQNIKILHSRQFGNMLILNGDVNLAESDLPYTQAIMGSGKEHYAGKEVLILGGGDGGILNEAVKLKPKMITMVEIDELVIDGCRKHMRKTCGNVLDNLKGDCYEILVQDCVPVLKKFAEQGRTFDYVINDLTAVPISTAPEEDSTWEFLRLILDLSIRVLRPGGKYFTQGNCVNLTDALSEYEKLLGRLSCKVDFSKEVVCVPSYMELWVFYTIWKK